One genomic segment of Photobacterium sp. DA100 includes these proteins:
- the uhpA gene encoding transcriptional regulator UhpA — protein sequence MINVALVDDHIIVRSGFAQLLMLEDDIHVVGEFGSAKDARQGLPGSQANVCILDISMPDESGLSLLADLPEGIACIMLSVHDSASVVEKALEAGARGYLSKRCGPDELVQAVRTAAAGGCYLTPDIAIKLATTAKSAASVSLLTKRERQVGEMLATGLDVKAVATELGLSHKTVHVHRANAMDKLGAKNNVELAKHFDTEVL from the coding sequence ATGATCAACGTCGCATTGGTTGATGATCACATCATTGTGCGGTCTGGATTTGCGCAGCTGTTGATGTTGGAAGACGACATCCACGTAGTGGGCGAGTTCGGCTCGGCGAAAGATGCCCGCCAAGGACTGCCGGGCAGCCAGGCCAATGTCTGTATTCTCGATATTTCCATGCCGGATGAAAGCGGCTTGTCGCTGCTGGCCGATCTGCCGGAGGGGATCGCCTGTATCATGCTCAGCGTCCACGATAGCGCCTCGGTGGTTGAAAAGGCACTGGAGGCGGGAGCCAGGGGATACCTCAGCAAGCGCTGCGGCCCCGATGAGCTGGTCCAGGCGGTCAGGACCGCGGCGGCGGGTGGCTGCTACCTGACACCAGATATCGCGATTAAGCTGGCGACGACGGCGAAGTCTGCGGCATCGGTATCCCTGCTGACCAAGCGCGAGCGCCAGGTCGGGGAAATGCTGGCAACCGGGTTGGATGTCAAAGCCGTGGCAACCGAACTCGGTCTTAGCCACAAGACAGTCCATGTCCATCGCGCGAATGCTATGGACAAGCTCGGTGCCAAGAACAATGTTGAACTTGCCAAGCACTTTGATACCGAGGTGCTGTAA
- the uhpB gene encoding signal transduction histidine-protein kinase/phosphatase UhpB, whose amino-acid sequence MRNFALTTIGGWLLIACAWFCLWAIASYFTLDPELAVFLFPFALRMGVALHCPKKYWGAVYGAEWGLMLALAPQVGNPLWGAALCASVASVPLLWVAHGQYYGSQLRRLCVMGTVIGLAALLNVAISGWFSDHSWMVLLISITGGLMLVPSCYLIWSYLFQQAWIPLTVDLVSRPVALRVRHIFFYAGLFIASIALQLGLPDEMRRFAPFCLAIPIILLAFRYGWQGALLGTLLNSVALIAARSTGSDLEVTDLLLSLSAQSLTGILLGMGIQRQRELNQQLRLQLDRNHSLSRQLVKAEESVRRDVARELHDEIGQNITAIRTQASIIQRVETTPVGAGCAGMIENLSLNIYDTTKGLLSRLRPKSLDDMGLADSIEQLVRDLECEALGISAVISWHCNGREPESLSDTLSVTLYRLCQEAMNNVVKYAKASQLELTFVLRDDTVELTVRDNGRGFSVEQVMQMSSKGFGLQGMRERVEALGGKIVVDSQTSGANQGTCIAIQMPLL is encoded by the coding sequence ATGCGCAATTTTGCCCTTACCACAATCGGTGGGTGGCTGCTGATTGCCTGCGCCTGGTTCTGCCTCTGGGCCATTGCGTCTTATTTTACCCTCGACCCTGAGCTGGCTGTCTTCCTGTTCCCCTTCGCGCTGCGGATGGGGGTTGCCCTGCATTGCCCGAAAAAATACTGGGGGGCGGTTTATGGTGCCGAGTGGGGGCTGATGCTGGCATTGGCCCCGCAGGTCGGCAATCCGTTATGGGGGGCTGCCCTGTGTGCCAGTGTTGCCAGCGTGCCGTTGTTGTGGGTGGCACACGGCCAATATTACGGTTCCCAGTTACGGCGGCTGTGCGTGATGGGGACGGTGATCGGCTTGGCGGCGTTGCTCAATGTTGCGATATCGGGCTGGTTCAGCGATCACAGCTGGATGGTGTTGCTGATCAGTATCACCGGTGGGCTGATGCTAGTGCCCAGCTGCTACCTGATTTGGAGCTATTTGTTCCAACAGGCTTGGATCCCGCTGACGGTAGATCTGGTGTCCCGTCCGGTGGCTTTACGGGTACGGCACATCTTTTTCTATGCCGGGCTGTTTATAGCCAGTATTGCGCTGCAACTTGGCCTGCCTGACGAAATGCGTCGGTTTGCCCCTTTCTGCTTGGCGATCCCGATCATCTTGCTGGCGTTCCGCTACGGTTGGCAGGGGGCGTTGCTGGGGACGCTGCTCAATAGTGTGGCCTTGATTGCAGCCCGCAGCACGGGAAGCGATCTGGAAGTCACCGACTTGCTGCTCTCGCTCTCGGCACAAAGCCTGACCGGAATTCTGCTGGGGATGGGGATCCAGCGCCAGCGGGAGCTGAACCAGCAACTGCGCCTGCAGCTCGACCGCAACCATAGCCTTTCCCGCCAGTTGGTCAAAGCCGAAGAGTCAGTGCGGCGGGATGTCGCCCGTGAACTGCATGATGAAATCGGCCAGAATATTACCGCTATTCGTACCCAAGCCTCCATCATCCAACGGGTCGAGACCACCCCTGTCGGGGCAGGGTGTGCCGGCATGATAGAAAACTTATCTCTGAATATCTACGACACGACCAAAGGGTTGCTGAGCCGGCTGCGGCCCAAATCACTCGATGACATGGGGCTGGCCGATTCCATCGAGCAGCTGGTACGTGACCTGGAATGCGAGGCGCTGGGGATTAGCGCGGTTATCTCCTGGCATTGCAACGGGCGAGAGCCCGAGTCCTTGAGCGATACCCTGAGCGTGACGCTATATCGCCTGTGTCAGGAGGCGATGAATAATGTGGTCAAATATGCCAAGGCCAGCCAGCTTGAACTGACTTTTGTGCTGCGGGACGACACGGTTGAGTTGACCGTGAGGGATAACGGACGCGGCTTCAGTGTTGAGCAGGTGATGCAGATGTCGTCGAAAGGGTTTGGCCTGCAGGGGATGCGCGAGCGGGTCGAAGCTCTCGGGGGCAAAATTGTGGTCGATAGTCAGACCTCCGGTGCCAACCAAGGTACTTGCATCGCCATCCAAATGCCCCTTTTGTGA
- a CDS encoding MFS transporter yields the protein MSGILKSSPTTEASDHGDSVDARYRYWRLHIMLTMYVGYAVFYFTRKNFNYAMPTMLVDLGLDKADIGLMGTLFYITYGASKFLSGVISDRSNPRYFMGIGLMATGVVNVMFGFADSLWWLMTLWVCNAWFQGWGWPPCSKLMTTWYSRSERGFWWSIWNTAHNVGGALIPLLVGYLTLHYSWRLGFIVPGAIAVVIGVVLCWRLRDKPVTLGLPTVGEWRRDRLELTHEREGFGLNAREILRKYVLTNKYIWLLAFSYVLVYVVRTAINDWGNLYLSEQQGYGLIQANMALSLFEVGGFVGSLVAGWGSDRLFGGNRGPMNVIFAIGIFLSVAALWLMPVKNFALLSGCFFSVGFFVFGPQMLIGMAAAECSHKDSVGAATGFVGLFAYMGAALAGYPLALVMEYFHWTGFFVVISVAAGVIGLLLMPFLKAQATPEPSSL from the coding sequence ATGTCAGGGATCTTGAAGTCGTCGCCGACAACTGAGGCCAGTGACCATGGCGACAGTGTTGATGCGCGCTATCGGTACTGGCGTCTGCATATCATGCTGACCATGTATGTCGGCTATGCGGTGTTTTACTTTACCCGCAAGAATTTTAACTACGCCATGCCGACTATGCTGGTTGACCTTGGCCTAGATAAAGCGGATATCGGCTTGATGGGAACCTTGTTCTACATCACCTATGGTGCTTCCAAGTTTCTCTCGGGGGTGATTTCCGACCGCTCCAATCCCCGCTACTTTATGGGTATCGGCCTGATGGCAACCGGTGTGGTTAACGTCATGTTCGGCTTTGCTGATTCACTGTGGTGGCTGATGACTTTATGGGTATGCAATGCATGGTTTCAAGGCTGGGGTTGGCCACCTTGCTCGAAGCTGATGACGACCTGGTATTCCCGCTCGGAGCGTGGCTTCTGGTGGTCAATTTGGAATACCGCCCATAACGTGGGGGGAGCCTTGATCCCGTTGCTGGTCGGCTATCTGACCTTGCACTACAGCTGGCGCCTGGGCTTTATTGTACCGGGGGCTATCGCGGTGGTGATCGGGGTTGTGCTGTGCTGGCGGTTGCGGGATAAGCCGGTCACCCTTGGGCTGCCAACCGTTGGCGAGTGGCGTCGGGATAGGCTCGAGTTGACCCATGAGCGGGAAGGGTTCGGCCTGAACGCAAGGGAGATCCTCCGCAAATATGTCCTGACCAATAAATATATCTGGTTGCTGGCTTTCAGTTATGTGCTGGTGTACGTGGTGCGCACGGCCATTAATGATTGGGGGAACCTCTACCTGAGCGAGCAGCAGGGCTACGGGCTGATCCAAGCCAATATGGCACTGTCGCTGTTTGAAGTCGGTGGTTTTGTGGGCTCCCTGGTCGCAGGGTGGGGATCAGATCGCTTGTTTGGCGGCAACCGCGGGCCGATGAATGTGATTTTTGCTATCGGGATCTTCCTGTCGGTTGCAGCCCTGTGGCTGATGCCGGTGAAAAACTTTGCCTTACTGTCAGGGTGTTTCTTCTCGGTCGGATTTTTTGTTTTCGGTCCACAGATGTTGATAGGTATGGCAGCGGCGGAGTGTTCGCATAAAGACTCGGTCGGTGCGGCCACCGGGTTTGTCGGGCTATTTGCCTATATGGGCGCGGCGTTGGCCGGCTACCCGCTCGCTTTGGTGATGGAGTATTTCCACTGGACCGGCTTCTTTGTTGTTATTTCCGTGGCGGCAGGGGTGATTGGGCTGTTGCTCATGCCGTTTCTCAAGGCTCAGGCGACGCCTGAACCATCGTCCTTGTAG
- a CDS encoding DUF2982 domain-containing protein, whose protein sequence is MRDSLKTRYITTGITPYQANLFVAGIAGFVVATLIGVIFPTVAPPVVAILLIGACIMMLVGYKYAQGPELSFTLTFMHIQFHSHYGGWLARWKNIDSIAQASIAKDGWHQPVPWVGVRLKDYEEFIDSICPRVATKLLIDQRILLIMAHKGLDNPPYEIEDIMFDDNHFTTRSGHVLKGLQAMLANRMHYNRELIGYDFFISEDFLDRPAADFAGLARRYLAAS, encoded by the coding sequence ATGCGTGACAGTTTGAAAACTCGCTACATCACAACCGGTATCACTCCCTACCAAGCGAACCTGTTTGTGGCAGGCATTGCCGGCTTCGTTGTGGCCACGCTGATCGGCGTGATTTTTCCCACCGTGGCCCCTCCTGTCGTCGCCATCTTGCTGATAGGGGCCTGTATCATGATGCTGGTCGGCTACAAGTACGCCCAAGGTCCCGAGCTGTCATTTACCCTGACCTTCATGCATATTCAGTTTCACAGCCATTACGGCGGCTGGCTGGCACGCTGGAAGAATATCGACAGTATCGCTCAGGCCAGTATTGCCAAAGATGGTTGGCACCAGCCCGTCCCTTGGGTCGGGGTCAGGCTCAAAGACTATGAGGAATTCATTGATTCAATATGTCCCCGGGTCGCCACCAAGCTCCTTATCGACCAGCGGATCCTGCTTATCATGGCCCACAAAGGCCTCGATAACCCGCCCTACGAAATAGAAGATATCATGTTTGATGATAACCACTTCACCACCCGTTCAGGTCATGTGCTCAAAGGCCTGCAAGCCATGCTGGCCAACCGGATGCACTACAACCGCGAGCTTATCGGCTACGACTTTTTTATCTCGGAGGACTTCCTCGACCGCCCCGCCGCCGATTTTGCCGGCTTGGCACGGCGCTATCTGGCCGCCAGCTAG
- a CDS encoding MarR family transcriptional regulator: MRISHKRKVQLKLQKRLKGLVVEAKPAAVKAVVKKAPTAETVKAAPAAKPVVEEKKPVEAAAPVAAKVSLTPKQQQVLDIVVKNAEGINPKGIGLEAGQEDSKAASWATGALKKLTEEGLVERIQLAGNKVLYKAL, from the coding sequence ATGAGAATCTCTCACAAACGTAAAGTTCAGCTGAAACTACAAAAGCGCCTTAAGGGCCTAGTAGTTGAAGCAAAACCAGCAGCAGTGAAAGCTGTTGTGAAAAAAGCACCAACTGCAGAAACAGTAAAAGCTGCTCCAGCGGCGAAACCTGTTGTTGAAGAAAAGAAGCCAGTAGAAGCGGCAGCACCTGTTGCAGCTAAAGTGTCTTTGACTCCTAAACAGCAGCAAGTGCTGGATATTGTTGTTAAGAACGCTGAAGGTATCAATCCGAAAGGTATTGGTCTTGAGGCCGGCCAGGAAGACAGTAAAGCGGCTTCTTGGGCGACTGGTGCGCTGAAAAAACTGACCGAAGAAGGTTTGGTTGAGCGCATCCAACTGGCAGGCAACAAGGTGCTGTACAAAGCACTTTAA
- a CDS encoding amino acid aminotransferase, which yields MFEKISAAPADPILGLTEEFKNDIRPEKINLGVGIYKDESGNTPVLATVKKAEAILLEKETTKSYLSIPGTAEYGLAVQQLLFGADSPIISSKRAQTAQAPGGTGALRLAAEFIKRQLGDVKVWISNPTWANHNGVFTAAGLETVQYSYYDATSKDMDFEAALADLANAAPGDVVLLHGCCHNPTGIDPQAPQWQQLAELCKEKQLLPMFDFAYQGFAKGVEEDAQGLRIFADLCEELLIASSFSKNFGLYNERVGAFTLVAKNSTEATTAFSQVKSIARVIYSNPPAHGAAIVTEILNDAALRAEWEVEVADMRDRIQEMRILFVQTLKDLGVEADFSFIERQNGMFSFSGLSKEQVSRLKDEFGIYIVGSGRISVAGMTKANMQPLCKGIAAVL from the coding sequence ATGTTTGAGAAAATTTCTGCTGCACCCGCCGACCCGATCCTTGGATTAACTGAAGAGTTCAAAAACGACATCCGCCCGGAGAAAATCAACCTCGGCGTCGGTATCTATAAAGACGAATCAGGCAATACCCCTGTTCTGGCCACAGTAAAAAAAGCCGAAGCGATTTTGCTGGAAAAAGAAACCACTAAATCATACCTAAGTATTCCCGGCACGGCAGAATACGGTCTTGCTGTACAGCAGCTGCTGTTTGGCGCCGACTCACCAATCATCTCTTCTAAACGTGCGCAGACCGCCCAGGCCCCTGGCGGTACCGGAGCCCTGCGTCTGGCTGCTGAGTTTATCAAGCGCCAGCTTGGCGATGTCAAAGTTTGGATCAGCAACCCGACATGGGCCAACCACAACGGTGTCTTCACCGCTGCCGGCTTAGAAACGGTGCAATACAGCTATTATGATGCCACCAGCAAAGACATGGACTTTGAGGCCGCCCTGGCCGATCTGGCCAATGCCGCGCCTGGTGATGTGGTCCTGCTGCACGGTTGCTGCCACAACCCAACCGGTATCGATCCACAGGCACCCCAGTGGCAACAGCTTGCTGAGCTGTGCAAAGAGAAGCAACTGCTGCCAATGTTCGACTTCGCCTATCAGGGCTTTGCCAAAGGGGTAGAAGAGGACGCCCAAGGCCTGCGTATTTTTGCCGACCTTTGCGAAGAGCTACTGATTGCCAGCTCATTCTCGAAAAACTTCGGTCTATACAACGAGCGAGTCGGTGCATTCACCCTCGTAGCCAAAAACAGCACCGAGGCCACGACCGCGTTCAGCCAGGTGAAAAGTATTGCCCGCGTGATCTACTCCAACCCACCAGCACACGGTGCGGCGATTGTGACCGAGATCTTGAACGATGCCGCCCTGCGAGCCGAGTGGGAAGTGGAAGTTGCCGATATGCGCGACCGCATTCAGGAAATGCGTATCCTGTTTGTGCAGACCCTAAAAGATCTGGGTGTCGAGGCCGATTTCAGCTTTATCGAACGCCAAAACGGCATGTTCTCTTTCTCGGGCCTGAGCAAAGAGCAGGTTAGCCGCCTGAAAGACGAATTCGGTATCTATATCGTTGGCTCTGGCCGTATCAGTGTTGCCGGCATGACCAAGGCAAATATGCAGCCACTGTGTAAAGGTATCGCGGCTGTACTTTAA
- a CDS encoding MFS transporter gives MEKPRLTFWQIWNMSFGFMGIQFGFGLQNANVSRIFETLGASIDQIPILWIAAPLTGLLVQPIIGYFSDRTWTVLGRRRPYFLCGAIASSLALIIMPYSPYLWVAAGMLWILDASINISMEPFRALVADNLPSEQRTQGFAVQTFFIGVGSVVASAMPYLLSNVFDVANTAPAGEVPPSVKISFLCGAVVFVASILWTVLRTKEYSPQQLAAFHNTAPQQEEEKASLKAIWVDIKAMPKTMMQLAVVQFFSWFALFAMWIYTTSAVTSQIFGTTDTSSALYNEGADWVGLCFAAYNGISALAAFALPWLAQRTSRKFVHSFSLIIGGLSLASISLIHNPAMLMVNMVGIGLAWASILCMPYAILAGALPVNKMGFYMGVFNFFIVLPQILAAGILGFFTRWAFDGNTMMAIVLGGASMIFAGLVVCIVKDEDEPNKVESNETDKVSTSQAVTV, from the coding sequence ATGGAAAAGCCACGCCTTACGTTTTGGCAGATATGGAATATGAGCTTCGGCTTTATGGGGATTCAATTTGGCTTCGGTCTGCAAAATGCCAATGTAAGCCGAATTTTTGAAACTCTGGGAGCAAGCATTGATCAAATCCCTATTCTTTGGATCGCAGCTCCTCTAACGGGCCTGTTGGTCCAGCCCATCATCGGTTACTTCAGTGACCGTACCTGGACGGTACTTGGCCGTCGTCGCCCTTATTTTCTCTGTGGCGCCATTGCCTCCTCACTCGCGCTGATTATCATGCCGTATTCTCCGTACCTGTGGGTGGCAGCCGGTATGCTGTGGATTTTGGATGCGTCTATCAATATCTCGATGGAACCTTTTCGCGCCTTGGTGGCCGACAACTTGCCGTCTGAGCAGCGGACCCAAGGGTTTGCGGTGCAGACCTTCTTTATCGGCGTCGGCTCGGTGGTGGCATCGGCGATGCCATATTTGCTGAGCAATGTCTTCGATGTCGCCAATACCGCACCGGCAGGCGAAGTGCCGCCATCGGTGAAGATTTCCTTCTTGTGCGGGGCCGTGGTATTTGTGGCTTCTATTCTCTGGACGGTGCTCCGTACCAAGGAATATTCACCGCAACAGCTGGCGGCTTTTCACAACACCGCGCCGCAGCAGGAAGAAGAGAAGGCCAGCTTGAAAGCGATTTGGGTTGATATCAAGGCGATGCCAAAGACGATGATGCAGTTGGCGGTGGTGCAGTTTTTCTCTTGGTTCGCTCTATTTGCTATGTGGATTTACACCACGTCGGCAGTCACCTCGCAAATTTTCGGCACCACGGATACCAGCTCGGCGCTGTATAACGAAGGGGCTGACTGGGTAGGCTTATGTTTTGCCGCATATAACGGTATCTCGGCGCTGGCGGCCTTTGCTCTTCCTTGGTTGGCGCAGCGCACCAGCCGCAAGTTTGTCCATAGCTTCTCGTTGATCATCGGCGGCTTGAGCCTGGCATCGATTTCCCTGATCCATAACCCAGCCATGCTGATGGTCAATATGGTGGGTATTGGCCTGGCCTGGGCGAGCATCCTGTGCATGCCTTATGCCATTCTGGCTGGTGCCCTGCCCGTGAACAAGATGGGATTTTACATGGGGGTCTTCAATTTCTTTATCGTATTGCCTCAAATTCTGGCGGCGGGGATTTTGGGCTTCTTTACCCGGTGGGCATTCGACGGCAATACCATGATGGCCATTGTCCTTGGCGGCGCCTCAATGATCTTTGCTGGCCTTGTGGTATGTATCGTAAAAGACGAAGATGAGCCAAATAAGGTTGAGTCAAATGAGACCGACAAGGTATCAACGTCACAGGCCGTGACCGTTTAA
- a CDS encoding enoyl-CoA hydratase-related protein — translation MDIRITHNGPVLDIQLTRPAAKNALNQAMYHTLADTLIHANQSPETRVIVLRGLPEIFCGGNDMQDFVAISQGMADFHGERFMKSLVECDTPVVAAVSGPAIGIGTTMLQFVDVVYCSPSAVFKTPFVHLGLCPEMASSTELAKLVGPRKAKEMLLLGATMTADEALTLGFVNQISQSPDDAAFQCAEQLSQLPPKAMQISKRMIGQQEKTRLLRTIEDENIELIQRIRSDEAKEAVSAFLEKRPAKFS, via the coding sequence ATGGACATCCGCATTACCCACAATGGCCCGGTTCTTGATATCCAACTCACCCGCCCAGCGGCCAAAAATGCCCTCAACCAAGCCATGTACCACACCCTGGCCGATACCCTCATCCACGCCAACCAGTCACCGGAGACACGGGTGATTGTATTGCGTGGACTGCCGGAGATTTTTTGTGGCGGTAATGACATGCAAGATTTTGTCGCCATCTCACAGGGCATGGCTGACTTTCATGGCGAACGCTTTATGAAATCCTTGGTCGAGTGCGATACCCCGGTTGTGGCTGCGGTGTCCGGCCCCGCCATTGGTATTGGTACGACGATGCTGCAGTTTGTCGATGTTGTGTACTGCTCACCCAGCGCGGTATTCAAAACCCCGTTTGTACACTTGGGACTTTGCCCGGAAATGGCCTCAAGTACTGAATTGGCAAAATTGGTCGGCCCGAGAAAAGCCAAAGAAATGCTGTTGCTCGGAGCAACAATGACCGCCGATGAGGCGCTTACGCTAGGCTTTGTCAATCAGATCAGCCAGAGCCCTGACGACGCGGCCTTCCAGTGCGCCGAGCAACTCAGCCAGCTGCCCCCAAAAGCGATGCAGATCAGCAAACGTATGATTGGCCAACAGGAAAAAACGCGCCTGCTAAGAACCATTGAAGACGAAAACATTGAGTTGATACAACGGATCAGAAGCGACGAAGCCAAAGAGGCCGTCAGTGCCTTTCTAGAAAAGCGGCCAGCGAAGTTTAGCTAA
- a CDS encoding VF530 family protein has protein sequence MDHQPNNPLHGLTLQRILEELVDHYGWEELGQIVKVRCFNNDPSIKSSLKFLRRTEWARKEVEQLYLDTFFL, from the coding sequence ATGGATCACCAACCCAACAACCCATTACACGGCCTTACCCTGCAAAGGATCCTCGAAGAACTCGTCGACCACTACGGTTGGGAAGAGCTGGGGCAAATTGTCAAAGTCCGCTGTTTCAACAATGACCCGAGTATCAAGTCGAGCCTGAAATTCCTGCGCCGCACCGAATGGGCAAGAAAAGAAGTCGAGCAATTGTATCTCGATACCTTTTTCCTTTAG
- a CDS encoding DUF1456 family protein, whose amino-acid sequence MLNNDILRRLRYTFDFSDSEMMGIFAAAEHEVSREQISDWLKREEEPAFKKCTDRELAIFLNGLINVKRGKREGPQPEPESRLTNNMIFMKLRIALNYKAEDILEIMESVDFRMSQHELSAFFRKPDNKHYRECKDQILRNFLLGMQYKIRP is encoded by the coding sequence GTGCTCAATAACGATATTTTACGACGTCTTCGCTATACCTTTGATTTCAGCGATTCTGAGATGATGGGTATTTTTGCCGCTGCTGAGCATGAGGTTAGTCGTGAGCAGATCAGTGATTGGCTGAAGAGAGAAGAGGAGCCGGCTTTCAAGAAGTGTACGGATCGCGAGTTGGCGATTTTTCTCAATGGCCTGATCAATGTTAAGCGTGGCAAAAGGGAGGGACCACAACCAGAACCTGAGTCGCGCTTGACCAACAATATGATTTTCATGAAATTGCGTATTGCGCTGAATTATAAAGCGGAAGATATTCTGGAGATTATGGAAAGTGTCGATTTTCGAATGAGCCAGCATGAGCTAAGCGCATTTTTCAGAAAGCCCGACAACAAGCATTACCGCGAGTGTAAAGATCAGATCCTGCGTAATTTCCTATTAGGGATGCAGTATAAAATCCGCCCTTGA
- a CDS encoding DUF2937 family protein, with product MIKRLVDRLIFGGLLIATLQIPMLADHYLQYLSGFFDANTQQVDAYTANARRHGFDSAESMIDALLQEPNPIVRVDAEHKLEILRQHHMLEQAMETLSNGHLLDKALFMFNPVRLDELKRVLVHFKPGLPIDVESIAFCIVVALGLNLMLYLPLLLCRRLRKNNSRPAASPN from the coding sequence ATGATAAAACGGTTAGTAGATAGGCTGATTTTCGGTGGGCTGTTGATTGCAACCCTGCAGATCCCCATGCTGGCAGACCATTATCTGCAGTACCTGTCCGGTTTTTTTGATGCCAACACACAGCAAGTCGACGCTTACACGGCCAACGCACGCCGGCATGGCTTTGACAGTGCCGAGAGCATGATTGATGCGCTGCTGCAAGAACCGAACCCCATTGTTCGGGTCGATGCCGAACACAAGCTTGAGATCCTGCGGCAACACCACATGCTAGAGCAAGCGATGGAAACACTCTCGAACGGCCATTTGCTCGATAAAGCACTATTTATGTTTAACCCGGTGAGGCTCGATGAGCTCAAACGTGTCCTGGTCCATTTCAAGCCGGGGCTTCCCATAGATGTTGAAAGCATTGCCTTCTGTATTGTGGTGGCTCTGGGGCTCAATCTTATGCTCTATTTGCCCTTACTCCTTTGTCGCCGCCTGCGGAAAAACAACTCCCGTCCAGCAGCATCACCCAACTAG